The proteins below are encoded in one region of Equus caballus isolate H_3958 breed thoroughbred chromosome 16, TB-T2T, whole genome shotgun sequence:
- the CELSR3 gene encoding cadherin EGF LAG seven-pass G-type receptor 3 isoform X3, producing MARQPLWWSLRGPTTPLLLLLLLSLFPLSREELEDGGGQGWDPRIVAATGRGAQIGGGALALCPETPEIQEDGEPGLGIREPVFVGLRGGRQSTQSGRGPPEQPDPGLRAEYGVQALGSHGRETGQGTGSLLCWRPEISSCGKTGPLRRDSLSLEALSPGVPGPEDSSPFPSDLLVPPRGSKSVSSQRNAGRSALQKVGTIRCCGELWASGRRSQGEKRATSREERIVPRTDCPPGAAGSDPELVSAPLTARTAPASSSAPRKSRTAPEPAPERMRSRGLFRRRFLPQRPGPRPPGVPAEPGAWKTLPASRVRPRRAANRHPQFPQYNYQALVPENEAAGTVVLRVVAQDPDTGEAGRLVYSLAALMNSRSLELFSIDPQSGLIRTEAALDRESMERHYLRVTAQDHGSPRLSATTMVAVTVADRNDHAPVFEQAQYRETLRENVEEGYPILQLRATDGDATPNANLRYRFVGSPAARAAAAAAFEIDPRSGLISTSGRVDREHMESYELVVEASDQGQEPGPRSATVRVHITVLDENDNAPQFSEKRYVAQVREDVRPHTVVLRVTATDRDKDANGLVHYNIISGNSRGHFAIDSLTGEIQVVAPLDFEAEREYALRIRAQDAGRPPLSNNTGLASIQVVDINDHTPIFVSTPFQVSVLENAPLGHSVIHIQAVDADHGENARLEYSLTGVAPDTPFVINSATGWVSVSGPLDRESVEHYFFGVEARDHGSPPLSASASVTVTVLDVNDNRPEFTMKEYHLRLNEDAAVGTSVVSVTAVDRDANSAISYQITGGNTRNRFAISTQGGVGLVTLALPLDYKQERYFKLVLTASDRALHDHCYVHINITDANTHRPVFQSAHYSVSVNEDWPVGSTVVVISASDDDVGENARITYLLEDNLPQFRIDADSGAITLQAPLDYEDQVTYTLAITARDNGIPQKADTTYVEVMVNDVNDNAPQFVASHYTGLVSEDAPPFTSVLQISATDRDAHANGRVQYTFQNGEDGDGDFTIEPTSGIVRTVRRLDREAVPVYELTAYAVDRGVPPLRTPVSIQVTVQDVNDNAPVFPAEEFEVRVKENSIVGSVVAQITAVDPDEGPNAHIMYQIVEGNIPELFQMDIFSGELTALIDLDYEARQEYVIVVQATSAPLVSRATVHVCLVDQNDNSPVLNNFQILFNNYVSNRSDTFPSGIIGRIPAYDPDVSDHLFYSFERGNELQLLVVNQTSGELRLSRKLDNNRPLVASMLVTVTDGLHSVTAQCVLRVVIITEELLANSLTVRLENMWQERFLSPLLGHFLEGVAAVLATPAEDVFIFNIQNDTDVGGTVLNVSFSALAPRGAGTGAAGPWFSSEELQEQLYVRRAALAARSLLDVLPFDDNVCLREPCENYMKCVSVLRFDSSAPFLASASTLFRPIQPIAGLRCRCPPGFTGDFCETELDLCYSNPCRNGGACARREGGYTCVCRPRFTGEDCELDTEAGRCVPGVCRNGGTCTDGPDGGFHCQCPAGGAFEGPRCEVAARSFPPSSFVMFRGLRQRFHLTLSISFATVQPSGLLFYNGRLNEKHDFLALELVAGQVRLTYSTGESNTVVSPTVPGGLSDGQWHTVHLRYYNKPRTDALGGAQGPSKDKVAVLSVDDCNVAVALQFGAEIGNYSCAAAGMQTSSKKSLDLTGPLLLGGVPNLPENFPVSHKDFVGCMRDLHIDGRRVDMAAFVANNGTTAGCQAKLHFCDSGPCKNSGFCSERWGGFSCDCPVGFGGRDCRLTMAYPHRFHGNGTLSWDFGNDMAVSVPWYLGLAFRTRATKGVLMQVQAGPHSALLCQLDRGLLSVTMTRGSGRAAHLLLDQVAVSDGRWHDLRLELQEEPGGRRGHHVLMVSLDFSLFQDTMAVGSELQGLKVKRLHVGGLPPSSEEESPQGLVGCIQGVWLGSTPLGSPALLAPSHRVNVEPGCVVTNACASGPCPPHADCRDLWQTFSCTCWPGYYGPGCVDACLLNPCQNQGSCRHLPGAPHGYICDCVGGYFGHHCEHRMDQQCPRGWWGSPTCGPCNCDVHKGFDPNCNKTNGQCHCKEFHYRPRDSDSCLPCDCYPVGSTSRSCAPHSGQCPCRPGALGRQCNSCDSPFAEVTASGCRVLYDACPKSLRSGVWWPQTKFGVLASVPCPRGALGLRGAGAAVRLCDEDQGWLEPDLFNCTSPAFRELSLLLDGLELNKTALDTVEAKKLAQRLREVTSHTDHYFSQDIRVTARLLAHLLTFESHQQGFGLTATQDAHFNENLLWAGSALLAPETGDLWAALGQRAPGGSPGSAGLVQHLEEYAATLARNMELTYLNPVGLVTPNIMLSIDRMEHPSPTRGTRRYPRYHSNLFRGQDAWDPHTHVLLPSQAPRPSPSEVLSTSSSSIENSTTSSVAPPPAPPETEPEPGISIVILLVYRTLGGLLPAQFQAERRGARLPQNPVMNSPVVSVAVFHGRNFLRGVLESPISLEFRLLQTANRSKAICVQWDPPGPADQHGMWTARDCELVHRNGSHARCRCSRTGTFGVLMDASPRERLEGDLELLAVFTHVVVAVSVAALLLTAAILLSLRSLKSNMRGIHANVAAALGVAELLFLLGIHRTQNQLVCTAVAILLHYFFLSTFAWLLVQGLHLYRMQVEPRNVDRGAMRFYHALGWGVPAVLLGLTVGLDPEGYGNPDFCWISVYEPLIWSFAGPVVLVVVMNGTMFLLAARTSCSTGQREAKKSSVLASWLFGLLAINHSILAFYYLHAGLCGLQGLVVLLLFCVLNADARAAWTPACLGRKAVPEEARPAPGTGPGAYNNTALFEESGLIRITLGASTVSSVSSARSGRTQDQDSQPGRSYLRDNVLVRHGSAADHTDHSLQAHAGPTDLDVAMFHRDAGGGADSDSDSDLSLEEERSLSIPSSESEDNGRTRGRFQRPLRRAAQSERLLTHPKDVDGNDLLSYWPALGECEAAPCALQTWGSERRLGLDTSKDAANNNQPDLALTSGDETSLGRAQHQRKGILKNRLQYPLMPQTRGPPELSWCRAATLGHCAVPAASYGRIYAGGGTGSLSQPASRYSSREQLDLLLRRQMSRERLEEAPAPTLRPLSRPGSQECLDAVPGRLEPRDRGSTLPRRQPPRDYPSSMAGRFRSRDALDLGAPCEWLSTLPLPHSAQDLDPQPPPLPLSPQRQLSRDPLLPSRPLDSLSRRSNSGERLDHGPSRHPSREGLGPPPQLLRVREDPASGPSHGPSTEQLDILSSILASFNSSALSSSVQSSSTPSGPHTTATPSATASALGPSTPRSATSHSISELSPDSEVPRSEGRS from the exons ATGGCGAGGCAGCCGCTGTGGTGGAGTCTCAGGGGGCCGACGACCCCGCtactcctgcttctcctcctctctttgttTCCTCTCAGCCGGGAGGAGCTGGAGGACGGCGGGGGCCAAGGCTGGGACCCGAGGATAGTTGCCGCTACGGGGCGAGGGGCACAGATCGGCGGCGGAGCCTTAGCTCTTTGTCCCGAGACGCCCGAGATCCAGGAGGATGGAGAGCCTGGCCTGGGAATCAGGGAGCCTGTCTTCGTGGGGCTCCGAGGGGGAAGGCAAAGCACCCAGAGTGGTCGAGGGCCCCCTGAGCAGCCGGACCCAGGGCTGAGGGCGGAATATGGGGTCCAGGCATTAGGCAGCCATGGGAGAGAGACAGGACAGGGAACAGGGTCTCTGTTATGCTGGCGCCCAGAGATTTCCTCTTGCGGGAAGACAGGACCCTTGCGAAGAGATAGTCTGTCGCTGGAGGCTCTATCCCCAGGGGTCCCGGGCCCGGAGGACAGCTCGCCCTTCCCTTCGGACCTTCTGGTTCCGCCCCGTGGTTCCAAATCAGTGTCCTCCCAGAGGAATGCTGGGAGAAGCGCCCTCCAAAAAGTGGGAACCATACGCTGCTGTGGGGAATTGTGGGCATCAGGACGCAGGAGTCAGGGCGAGAAGCGCGCTACATCCCGAGAGGAGAGGATAGTCCCCCGGACGGACTGTCCTCCCGGGGCTGCAGGATCTGACCCCGAGCTTGTTTCAGCACCGCTCACGGCGAGGACAGCTCCCGCATCTAGTTCAGCACCGCGCAAGTCTCGGACAGCTCCCGAGCCAGCACCCGAGCGCATGCGCTCCCGCGGTCTCTTCCGCCGCCGCTTCCTCCCGCAGCGCCCCGGGCCGCGCCCCCCGGGGGTCCCGGCCGAGCCTGGAGCCTGGAAAACACTTCCAGCGAGCCGAGTCCGCCCCCGCCGCGCCGCGAACCGCCACCCGCAGTTTCCGCAGTACAACTATCAGGCGCTAGTGCCCGAGAACGAGGCGGCGGGCACTGTGGTGCTACGCGTAGTGGCGCAGGATCCCGACACGGGCGAGGCTGGGCGCCTAGTCTACTCGTTGGCTGCGCTCATGAACAGCCGCTCCCTGGAGCTTTTCAGCATCGATCCACAGAGCGGCCTCATCCGCACGGAGGCCGCTCTGGACCGCGAGAGCATGGAGCGCCACTACCTGCGCGTGACGGCGCAGGATCACGGCTCGCCGCGCCTCTCGGCCACCACCATGGTGGCCGTTACAGTAGCCGACCGCAACGACCACGCGCCGGTGTTTGAGCAGGCGCAATACCGGGAGACACTTCGTGAGAACGTGGAGGAGGGCTACCCCATCCTGCAGTTGCGTGCCACAGATGGCGACGCGACCCCCAACGCCAACCTGCGTTACCGCTTTGTGGGGTCCCCAGCTGCGCGCGCTGCGGCCGCCGCCGCCTTCGAGATTGATCCGCGTTCGGGCCTCATCAGCACCAGCGGTCGTGTGGACCGCGAGCACATGGAAAGCTACGAGCTGGTAGTGGAGGCCAGCGATCAGGGCCAAGAGCCTGGGCCGCGCTCTGCCACCGTGCGTGTGCACATAACCGTGCTGGACGAGAACGACAACGCACCCCAGTTCAGCGAGAAGCGCTACGTGGCACAGGTGCGCGAGGATGTGCGCCCGCACACAGTGGTGCTGCGAGTCACTGCCACCGACCGGGACAAGGACGCCAACGGACTGGTGCACTACAACATCATCAGCGGCAACAGCCGAGGCCACTTCGCCATCGATAGCCTCACAGGCGAGATCCAGGTGGTGGCACCTTTGGACTTTGAGGCGGAGCGAGAGTATGCCTTGCGCATCCGGGCACAGGATGCAGGCCGGCCACCATTGTCCAACAACACAGGCCTGGCCAGCATCCAGGTGGTGGACATCAATGACCATACTCCTATCTTTGTCAGCACACCCTTCCAGGTCTCTGTCCTGGAAAATGCGCCCCTGGGCCACTCggtcatccacattcaggcagtggatgcagacCACGGGGAGAATGCCAGATTAGAGTACTCCCTAACTGGTGTGGCTCCTGATACACCCTTTGTGATAAACAGTGCCACTGGTTGGGTCTCTGTGAGTGGTCCCCTGGACCGTGAATCTGTGGAGCATTACTTCTTTGGTGTGGAGGCCCGAGACCATGGCTCACCCCCACTCTCGGCCTCAGCCAGCGTCACAGTGACTGTGCTGGATGTTAACGACAATCGGCCCGAGTTTACAATGAAGGAATACCACCTACGGCTGAATGAGGATGCAGCTGTGGGCACCAGTGTGGTCAGCGTGACTGCTGTAGACCGTGATGCCAACAGTGCCATCAGCTACCAGATAACAGGTGGCAACACTCGGAATCGCTTTGCCATAAGCACCCAGGGGGGTGTAGGTCTGGTGACACTGGCTCTGCCACTGGACTATAAGCAGGAACGCTACTTCAAGCTGGTGCTAACTGCATCTGACCGTGCCCTTCATGATCACTGCTATGTGCATATCAACATCACAGATGCCAACACTCACCGGCCTGTCTTTCAAAGTGCCCACTACTCAGTGAGTGTGAATGAGGATTGGCCAGTGGGTAGCACCGTGGTGGTCATCAGTGCCTCTGATGATGATGTGGGTGAAAATGCTCGTATCACCTATCTCCTGGAGGACAACCTGCCCCAGTTCCGCATTGATGCAGACTCAGGGGCCATTACACTACAGGCCCCACTGGACTATGAGGACCAGGTGACCTACACGCTAGCTATTACAGCTCGGGACAATGGCATCCCACAGAAGGCAGATACAACTTACGTGGAAGTGATGGTCAATGATGTGAATGATAATGCTCCACAGTTTGTGGCCTCCCACTACACGGGCTTGGTCTCTGAGGATGCCCCACCTTTCACCAGTGTCCTGCAGATCTCAGCCACTGACAGGGATGCTCATGCCAATGGCCGGGTCCAGTACACTTTCCAGAATGGGGAAGATGGGGATGGAGACTTTACCATTGAGCCCACCTCTGGCATTGTCCGCACAGTAAGGCGGCTGGATCGGGAGGCAGTGCCAGTGTATGAACTGACTGCCTATGCCGTGGACCGAGGTGTGCCCCCACTGCGGACTCCAGTCAGCATCCAGGTGACAGTGCAGGATGTGAATGACAATGCACCTGTCTTCCCAGCTGAGGAGTTTGAGGTGCGAGTGAAGGAGAATAGCATCGTGGGCTCAGTGGTGGCCCAGATCACTGCAGTGGACCCTGACGAAGGCCCCAATGCCCATATAATGTACCAGATCGTGGAAGGGAACATCCCTGAGCTGTTCCAAATGGATATCTTCTCTGGAGAGTTGACGGCACTCATTGACCTGGACTACGAGGCTCGCCAGGAATATGTGATTGTGGTGCAGGCCACATCTGCCCCTCTGGTCAGTCGGGCCACTGTGCACGTCTGCCTAGTTGACCAGAATGACAACAGCCCCGTGCTCAACAACTTCCAGATCCTCTTCAACAACTATGTATCCAACCGTTCAGATACCTTCCCCTCAGGCATCATTGGACGCATCCCAGCTTATGATCCAGATGTCTCCGACCACCTCTTCTATTCCTTTGAGCGGGGCAATGAGCTGCAGCTGCTGGTGGTCAACCAGACCAGTGGGGAGCTTCGACTCAGCCGCAAGTTAGACAACAACCGCCCACTGGTGGCCTCCATGTTGGTGACTGTCACAG ATGGGCTGCACAGCGTCACTGCTCAGTGCGTGCTGCGCGTGGTCATCATCACGGAGGAGTTGCTGGCTAACAGCCTGACCGTGCGCCTCGAGAACATGTGGCAGGAACGCTTCCTGTCGCCGCTGTTGGGCCACTTTCTGGAAGGCGTGGCCGCGGTACTTGCCACACCTGCCGAGGACGTCTTCATCTTCAACATCCAGAACGACACGGACGTGGGGGGCACTGTGCTCAATGTGAGCTTCTCGGCGCTGGCGCCCCGCGGGGCTGGCACTGGCGCTGCAGGTCCTTGGTTCAGCTCCGAGGAGCTGCAGGAGCAGCTGTACGTGCGGCGCGCAGCACTTGCCGCCCGCTCACTTCTGGACGTGCTGCCCTTCGACGACAACGTGTGCCTGCGCGAGCCCTGCGAGAACTACATGAAGTGCGTGTCGGTGCTGCGCTTTGACTCGTCTGCGCCCTTCCTGGCCTCGGCCTCCACGCTCTTCAGACCCATCCAGCCGATTGCAGGCCTGCGCTGCCGCTGCCCGCCCGGCTTTACGGGAGACTTCTGTGAGACCGAGCTCGACCTCTGCTACTCCAACCCTTGCCGCAATGGCGGCGCCTGCGCCCGGCGCGAGGGAGGCTACACCTGCGTCTGCCGGCCGCGCTTCACCG GAGAAGACTGTGAGCTGGACACCGAGGCCGGACGCTGCGTGCCCGGCGTCTGCCGCAACGGGGGCACCTGTACAGATGGGCCGGACGGCGGCTTCCACTGCCAGTGCCCGGCGGGTGGCGCCTTCGAGGGCCCACGCTGCGAGGTGGCGGCGCGCTCCTTCCCTCCCAGTTCGTTCGTCATGTTCCGAGGCCTGCGGCAGCGCTTCCACCTCACACTGTCCATCTC ATTTGCAACGGTGCAGCCAAGTGGGCTACTCTTCTACAATGGGCGCCTGAATGAGAAACACGACTTCTTGGCCCTGGAGCTTGTGGCTGGACAAGTGCGACTCACATATTCCACTG GTGAATCCAACACGGTGGTCAGCCCCACAGTTCCAGGGGGCCTGAGTGACGGGCAGTGGCACACAGTGCACCTGAGATACTACAACAAG CCCCGGACAGATGCCCTGGGGGGTGCTCAGGGCCCCTCCAAGGACAAGGTGGCTGTGCTGAGCGTGGATGATTGCAACGTGGCGGTGGCTCTGCAGTTTGGTGCTGAGATTGGCAACTACTCATGCGCAGCTGCTGGCATGCAAACAAGCTCCAAGAA GTCCCTGGACCTGACGGGCCCTCTACTCTTGGGAGGTGTCCCCAACCTCCCCGAGAACTTCCCCGTGTCCCACAAGGACTTCGTCGGCTGCATGCGGGACCTGCACATTGATGGCCGCCGGGTGGACATGGCGGCCTTTGTTGCAAACAATGGCACCACGGCAG GCTGCCAGGCCAAGCTGCACTTTTGTGACTCAGGCCCCTGTAAGAATAGCGGCTTCTGCTCAGAGCGCTGGGGCGGCTTCAGCTGCGACTGCCCTGTGGGCTTCGGTGGCAGAGACTGTCGGCTCA CCATGGCCTATCCCCACCGTTTCCATGGCAACGGCACACTGAGCTGGGACTTTGGAAATGACATGGCTGTGTCTGTGCCATGGTACCTGGGGCTGGCATTTCGGACACGGGCGACAAAGGGGGTCCTGATGCAAGTACAGGCTGGGCCACACAGCGCGCTTCTCTGTCAG CTTGATCGGGGATTGCTATCTGTGACCATGACCAGGGGCTCAGGCCGTGctgcccacctcctcctggacCAGGTGGCTGTCAGTGACGGCCGGTGGCACGATCTGCGGCTGGAGTTGCAGGAGGAGCCAGGTGGCCGGCGGGGCCACCATGTCCTCATGGTCTCATTGGATTTTAGCCTCTTCCAG GACACGATGGCGGTGGGGAGTGAGCTTCAGGGCCTGAAAGTAAAGCGACTCCATGTGGGAGGCCTGCCCCCCAGCAGTGAAGAGGAGAGTCCTCAGGGTCTGGTTGGCTGTATCCAG GGGGTATGGCTCGGTTCCACACCTTTGGGGTCCCCGGCCCTGCTTGCTCCCAGCCACCGAGTGAATGTGGAACCTGGCTGTGTCGTGACCAATGCCTGTGCATCtgggccctgcccaccccacgctGACTGCCGAGACCTCTGGCAGACCTTTTCCTGCACCTGCTGGCCAG GTTACTATGGTCCAGGCTGTGTGGACGCCTGCCTCTTGAACCCCTGTCAGAACCAGGGGTCTTGCCGGCACCTCCCAGGAGCCCCCCATGGCTATATCTGTGACTGTGTAGGTGGCTATTTTGGGCACCACTGTGAGCACAG AATGGACCAGCAGTGCCCACGGGGCTGGTGGGGGAGCCCAACCTGTGGCCCCTGTAACTGTGATGTTCACAAGGGCTTTGACCCCAACTGCAACAAGACAAACGGGCAGTGTCACTGCAAG GAGTTCCACTACAGACCTCGGGACAGCGACTCATGCCTCCCCTGTGACTGCTACCCTGTGGGCTCCACCTCACGTTCATGTGCACCCCACAGCGGGCAGTGCCCCTGTCGCCCAGGAGCCCTTGGCCGCCAGTGCAACAGCTGTGACAGTCCTTTCGCAGAGGTGACAGCCAGCGGCTGCCGGG TGCTCTATGATGCCTGCCCCAAGTCCCTGAGATCTGGCGTGTGGTGGCCCCAGACCAAATTTGGTGTCTTGGCCTCAGTGCCCTGTCCTCGGGGGGCCCTGG GATTGCGGGGTGCAG GTGCTGCCGTGCGGCTATGTGACGAGGACCAGGGTTGGCTGGAGCCTGACCTTTTCAACTGTACCTCCCCTGCCTTTCGAGAACTCAGTCTGCTG CTGGATGGCCTAGAGCTGAATAAGACAGCACTAGATACTGTGGAGGCCAAGAAGCTGGCTCAGAGGCTGCGGGAGGTGACCAGCCACACTGACCACTACTTTAGCCAAGATATCCGAGTCACTGCCCGCCTGCTGGCCCACCTGTTGACCTTTGAGAGCCACCAGCAGGGTTTTGGGCTAACAGCCACACAGGACGCCCACTTCAACGAG AATCTGCTGTGGGCTGGCTCCGCACTGCTTGCTCCAGAGACTGGGGACTTGTGGGCAGCACTGGGGCAGCGGGCCCCTGGGGGCTCCCCAGGCAGTGCAGGCCTGGTGCAGCATCTGGAAGAATATGCGGCCACACTTGCAAGGAATATGGAACTCACATACCTGAATCCTGTGGGGCTAGTGACACCCAACATCA TGCTCAGCATCGACCGCATGGAGCATCCTAGTCCGACCCGGGGAACCCGGCGCTACCCTCGTTACCACAGCAACCTTTTCCGGGGCCAGGATGCCTGGGATCCTCACACCCACGTGCTACTGCCTTCCCAGGCCCCACGGCCGTCCCCATCCGAAG TTCTGTCCACAAGCAGCAGCAGCATAGAAAACTCCACCACCTCAAGTGTGGCCCCCCCACCAGCGCCCCCAGAGACTGAGCCGGAGCCTGGGATCTCCATTGTCATCCTCCTCGTTTACCGCACCTTAGGGGGGCTGCTCCCTGCCCAGTTCCAGGCCGAGCGCCGGGGCGCCAG GCTTCCCCAGAACCCTGTTATGAACTCTCCGGTGGTcagcgtggctgtgttccatgGACGCAACTTCCTAAGGGGTGTCCTGGAATCCCCAATCAGCCTCGAATTCCGCCTGCTACAGACAGCAAATCGGAGCAAGGCGATCTGCGTGCAGTGGGACCCACCTGGCCC GGCGGACCAGCATGGCATGTGGACAGCACGGGACTGCGAGCTGGTGCACAGGAACGGGTCCCACGCACGGTGCCGCTGCAGCCGGACAGGCACCTTTGGGGTCCTCATGGATGCCTCCCCCCGTGAG CGGCTGGAGGGTGACCTGGAGCTGCTGGCTGTGTTCACCCATGTGGTTGTGGCAGTGTCTGTGGCTGCACTGCTGCTGACTGCGGCCATCCTGCTGAGCCTCCGCAGCCTCAAGTCCAACATGCGTGGGATCCATGCCAATGTGGCAGCTGCCCTGGGGGTGGCAGAGCTCCTCTTCCTGCTGGGGATCCATAGGACCCAAAACCAG CTGGTGTGCACTGCGGTCGCCATCCTCCTGCACTACTTCTTCCTCAGCACCTTCGCGTGGCTCCTTGTGCAGGGGTTGCACCTCTACCGCATGCAGGTTGAGCCCCGCAATGTGGACCGCGGCGCCATGCGCTTCTACCACGCCCTGGGCTGGGGCGTCCCTGCTGTGCTGCTGG GCCTTACCGTTGGCCTGGATCCTGAGGGCTATGGGAACCCTGACTTCTGCTGGATCTCGGTCTACGAGCCTCTCATCTGGAGCTTCGCAGGCCCTGTCGTCCTCGTCGTTGTG ATGAATGGGACCATGTTTCTCCTCGCTGCCCGCACATCCTGTTCcactgggcagagggaggccaAGAAGAGCTCTGTGCT TGCCTCCTGGCTGTTTGGTCTCCTGGCGATCAACCACAGCATCTTGGCCTTCTACTACCTCCACGCTGGCCTCTGTGGGCTCCAG GGCCTGGTGGTGCTGCTGCTTTTCTGTGTCCTGAATGCAGATGCTCGGGCTGCCTGGACACCAGCCTGTCTGGGCAGGAAGGCAGTGCCTGAGGAGGCAAGACCAGCACCTGGGACG gggCCTGGGGCTTACAACAACACGGCCCTCTTTGAGGAGAGTGGCCTCATCCGCATCACTCTTGGTGCCTCCACCGTCTCCTCAGTGAGCAGTGCCCGCTCTGGCCGGACCCAGGACCAAGACAGCCAACCGGGCCGCAGCTACCTCAG GGACAATGTCCTGGTTCGACATGGCTCGGCTGCTGACCACACTGACCACAGCCTCCAGGCTCATGCTGGCCCCACGGACCTGGATGTGGCCATGTTCCATCGAGAtgctggtggag GCGCAGACTCCGACTCTGACAGCGACCTGtccttggaggaggagagaagtctGTCCATCCCATCCTCAGAAAGTGAGGACAACGGTCGGACACGAGGGCGTTTCCAGCGTCCACTCCGCCGGGCAGCCCAGAGTGAGAGGCTCCTCACCCATCCCAAAG ATGTGGATGGCAATGACCTCTTGTCCTACTGGCCAGCCCTGGGGGAATGTGAGGCTGCTCCCTGTGCTCTGCAGACCTGGGGCTCTGAAAGGCGCCTGGGGCTGGACACCAGCAAGGATGCAGCCAATAACAATCAGCCTGACCTGGCCCTGACCAGTGGAGATGAAACTTCCCTGGGCCGGGCCCAGCACCAGAGGAAAG GCATCCTGAAAAACCGATTGCAGTACCCACTGATGCCACAGACCCGAGGTCCCCCTGAATTGTCCTGGTGCCGTGCAGCCACCTTGGGCCATTGCGCTGTGCCGGCTGCCTCCTATGGTCGCATCTATGCCGGAGGGGGCACAGGTAGCCTTTCACAACCAGCAAGCCGCTACTCCTCTCGAGAACAGCTGGACCTGCTCCTCCGGCGGCAGATGAGCCGTGAGCGACTGGAGGAAGCCCCTGCCCCCACTCTGCGTCCCCTGAGTCGGCCAGGTTCCCAGGAATGCCTGGATGCTGTGCCAGGCCGCCTGGAGCCCAGAGATCGGGGCAGCACCCTGCCACGGAGGCAGCCACCTAGGGACTACCCTAGCTCCATGGCTGGCCGCTTCAGATCACGGGATGCACTGGACTTAGGGGCACCCTGCGAGTGGTTGAGCACATTGCCCCTGCCCCACAGTGCCCAGGACCTTGACCCacagcccccacctctgcccctgtCTCCCCAGCGGCAACTCTCAAGGGACCCCCTCTTGCCATCCCGGCCCCTGGACTCTCTATCCAGGAGATCGAACTCAGGGGAGCGGCTAGACCACGGGCCTAGCCGGCACCCCTCACGAGAAGGCCTTGGGCCACCCCCGCAGCTGCTCAGAGTTAGGGAGGACCCAGCCAGTGGCCCTAGCCACGGCCCCTCCACAGAGCAGTTGGACATTCTCTCCTCTATCCTCGcctctttcaactcctcggctctctcctcctctgtgcaGTCCTCAAGCACACCCTCGGGCCCTCACACCACTGCCACGCCTTCTGCCACTGCCTCGGCACTTGGGCCCTCCACGCCACGCTCTGCCACATCCCACAGCATCTCGGAGCTGTCGCCGGACTCAGA AGTTCCCAGAAGTGAGGGTCGCTCCTGA